A region from the Sandaracinus amylolyticus genome encodes:
- a CDS encoding TonB-dependent receptor plug domain-containing protein produces the protein MPRRWLVLFALVSALASPASAQEARVPPRVIELPELVLPEGAAISELELVVIVAIDGSAQLEGCDHEASVCDAARDVIARARFEPARVGDRVVAARARVLLRPPEPEPEPEAPAPDPEPPASEPPPSEPEPIADPGPPASDPPPPEGEPLFSARARTPLPAGTRRFELAEIRDVPGAFGDPFRALEAMPGVTPVATGVPYVYVRGAPPASSLYVYDDLPLPMLFHLGIGPAVIHPRMLGPVRLHAGVAPARYGRHLGGVIVGEGPDPRAIDRVAGELEVRLLDANGYVEAPVLGGEVMGAVRVGYPGLVLSLITDDVELVYGDYQLRGRVPVSTQEELRLVWIGSFDRLAVRTSETTTTITTVQFHRGEVRFVRRLGGGAELGLALRAGFEESSVGTDDPNALSLAIAATTIGPRLWVSLVEGPVRLRLGADAIGSFGRPLPPVDVGSFDPFRYDGVFSDSAVRSTSGAFAELIWAIDPTWSIEVGGRFDLWTAGRYATGALDPRLRVTARVLDALELHVGGAIVRQPATFLVPLPGVADVPLLRGLQTAYQAEIGARYEHPLFEAELQLFAHRYEGLAFVDFFLLAASTQEICARPGGGCQHIDGVPRTDGTSWGGELFVRMPPSNDIPVNGWISYTLAWNEIDELAGIAMRPSYDVRHLLNTVVQWHVVDGFHAGVRVLVRSGAPRGVFYQDEVGATQRLERELDAYARLDVQLSYAWDAGWGRMRVSLDWLNASFSEEPIALSCVNRSDGPPTDCRQERTPPIVGPNLGLRIEL, from the coding sequence GTGCCGCGCCGATGGCTCGTGCTCTTCGCGCTCGTGTCCGCGCTCGCCTCGCCCGCGAGCGCGCAGGAGGCGCGCGTTCCCCCACGCGTGATCGAGCTCCCCGAGCTGGTCTTGCCCGAGGGCGCCGCGATCTCGGAGCTGGAGCTGGTCGTGATCGTCGCGATCGACGGCAGCGCGCAGCTCGAGGGGTGCGACCACGAGGCGAGCGTGTGCGACGCGGCGCGCGACGTGATCGCGCGCGCGCGCTTCGAGCCCGCGCGCGTCGGAGATCGTGTGGTCGCCGCGCGCGCCCGCGTGCTGCTGCGTCCGCCCGAGCCCGAGCCCGAGCCCGAGGCGCCGGCGCCCGATCCCGAGCCGCCGGCGAGCGAGCCGCCACCGTCCGAGCCCGAGCCGATCGCCGATCCCGGCCCGCCCGCGAGCGATCCGCCACCGCCCGAAGGCGAGCCGCTCTTCTCGGCGCGCGCGCGCACCCCGCTGCCCGCCGGCACGCGGCGCTTCGAGCTCGCCGAGATCCGCGACGTGCCCGGCGCATTCGGCGATCCCTTCCGCGCGCTCGAGGCGATGCCCGGCGTGACCCCCGTCGCCACCGGCGTGCCCTACGTCTACGTGCGCGGCGCGCCGCCCGCGAGCTCGCTCTACGTCTACGACGACCTGCCGCTGCCGATGCTCTTCCACCTCGGCATCGGGCCCGCGGTGATCCACCCGCGCATGCTCGGTCCGGTGCGCCTCCACGCGGGCGTCGCGCCCGCGCGCTACGGGCGTCATCTCGGCGGCGTGATCGTGGGCGAGGGCCCCGACCCGCGCGCGATCGATCGGGTCGCGGGCGAGCTCGAGGTGCGCCTCCTCGACGCGAACGGCTACGTCGAGGCGCCGGTGCTCGGCGGCGAGGTGATGGGCGCGGTGCGCGTCGGGTACCCGGGGCTCGTGCTCTCGCTGATCACCGACGACGTCGAGCTCGTCTACGGCGACTACCAGCTGCGCGGGCGCGTGCCGGTCTCGACGCAAGAAGAGCTGCGCCTCGTGTGGATCGGCTCGTTCGATCGCCTGGCGGTCCGCACCAGCGAGACCACGACGACGATCACCACCGTGCAGTTCCACCGCGGCGAGGTGCGCTTCGTGCGGCGGCTCGGCGGCGGCGCGGAGCTCGGGCTCGCGCTGCGCGCCGGCTTCGAGGAGAGCTCGGTCGGCACCGACGATCCCAACGCGCTCTCGCTCGCGATCGCGGCGACCACCATCGGGCCGCGGCTCTGGGTCTCGCTGGTGGAGGGGCCGGTGCGGCTGCGCCTCGGCGCCGACGCGATCGGCTCGTTCGGGCGCCCGCTGCCGCCCGTCGACGTCGGGAGCTTCGACCCGTTCCGCTACGACGGAGTGTTCTCGGACAGCGCGGTGCGCAGCACGTCGGGCGCGTTCGCCGAGCTGATCTGGGCGATCGATCCCACGTGGTCGATCGAGGTCGGCGGGCGCTTCGATCTCTGGACCGCGGGACGCTACGCGACGGGCGCGCTCGATCCGCGGCTGCGCGTGACGGCGCGGGTGCTCGACGCGCTGGAGCTCCACGTCGGCGGCGCGATCGTGCGACAGCCCGCGACCTTCCTGGTGCCGCTGCCCGGCGTGGCCGACGTGCCGCTGCTGCGAGGCCTGCAGACCGCCTACCAGGCGGAGATCGGCGCGCGCTACGAGCACCCGCTCTTCGAGGCGGAGCTCCAGCTCTTCGCGCACCGCTACGAGGGGCTCGCGTTCGTCGACTTCTTCCTGCTCGCCGCGAGCACGCAGGAGATCTGTGCGCGCCCCGGCGGTGGGTGCCAGCACATCGACGGAGTGCCGCGCACCGACGGCACGTCGTGGGGCGGCGAGCTCTTCGTGCGGATGCCGCCGTCGAACGACATCCCGGTCAACGGCTGGATCAGCTACACGCTCGCGTGGAACGAGATCGACGAGCTCGCGGGCATCGCGATGCGCCCGAGCTACGACGTGCGGCACCTGCTCAACACCGTCGTGCAGTGGCACGTGGTCGACGGCTTCCACGCCGGAGTGCGCGTGCTGGTGCGCAGCGGCGCGCCGCGCGGCGTGTTCTACCAGGACGAGGTCGGCGCGACGCAGCGGCTCGAGCGCGAGCTCGACGCGTACGCGCGGCTCGACGTCCAGCTCTCGTACGCGTGGGACGCGGGCTGGGGCCGGATGCGGGTGTCGCTCGACTGGCTCAACGCGAGCTTCTCGGAGGAGCCGATCGCGCTCTCGTGCGTCAACCGCAGCGACGGCCCTCCGACCGACTGCCGACAAGAACGGACCCCGCCGATCGTCGGCCCGAACCTCGGGCTGCGGATCGAGCTCTGA